The segment TGACCATGTTCACATCCGGATTGGCCCGTTTCATGATGCCTGCAACAACGCCACAGTTCAGTGCCTCAAGGTTCATTTCGGATACTGTACCATCATAAAGGATGTTGATCGCCTTGATCGGTTCATCCGTCATCTGGCCGATAAAGGCACCCAAGTGTCCGGCAAGGTTGATCCACGGGGTCATGACCTTTGCTTCTTCGGCGGTGACGGATGGCATGTTCAGCGCGTTGCTGACCGCACCTGTCAGAAGATAATCCGACATTTGTTCGGCCACTTGCAGAGCTACGTTTTCCTGCGCCTCGGTTGTTGCCGCACCAAGGTGGGGTGTGCACACAACGTTCGGCAGGTTGAACAGCGGGTTTTCCTTAGCGGGCTCTTCCTTGAACACGTCAAAGGCCGCGCCAGCAACGTGACCGGACTTCAGCAGATCGGCCAGCGCTTCCTCGTCCACCAGACCGCCACGCGCACAGTTGATGATGCGTACGCCTTTTTTCGTTTTTTCAAGGTTCTCACGGCTCAGGATGTTCGCTGTCTGATCGGTGAAGGGGACATGCAGCGTGATGAAATCGGCGCGGGCCAGCAGTTCGTCCAGCTCGACTTTCTCAACGCCCATCTTCTCGGCCTTTTCCTCGCCAAGGAAGGGGTCATAGGCCACAACTTTCATCTTGAGGCCGCGTGCGCGGTCGCAAACGATACCGCCGATGTTGCCTGCACCGATCACGCCCAGCGTCTTGCCTGTCAGCTCGACACCCATGAACTTGGACTTTTCCCATTTGCCGGCATGCGTTGAGGCGCTGGCTTCGGGGATCTGGCGTGCAACGGCAAACATCATCGCGATGGCGTGCTCGGCGGTGGTGATCATGTTGCCGAAAGGCGTGTTCATCACGATCACACCCTTTTTGGAGGACGCGTCTTTGTCGATGTTGTCCGTCCCGATCCCTGCGCGGCCAATCACCTTGAGGTTTGGCGCATTGGCGAGGATCTTTTCAGTGACCTTGGTCGCGGAGCGGATGGCAAGACCGTCGTAGTTGCCGATGACTTCGGCCAGCTTGTCCTTGTCTTTGCCAAGGTCAGGCTGGAAATCGACGTCGATGCCGCGGTCGCGGAAAATCTGAACAGCTGCTTCGCTGAGGCTGTCGGAGATGAGTACTTTGGGGGCCATGGTGTTGGTCCTTTAATCAAATAGGGGGTGGCGGGGTGAACCCCGCCCTACGGTATATGGGGAAGGCGGGAATGCTCCCGCCTGCGATCAGGCGTCGATTTCGGCGTTGAATGCCCAGTCCAGCCACGGCAGCATCGCTGCGATGTCGGAGGTTTCAACCGTGCCACCACACCAGATGCGCAGTCCCGGAGGGGCATCACGGTAGGCGCCGATATCAAGCGCGACGTTCTCATCGGCCAGACGTTTTGCAACTGCCTTGGCGAATGCCGCACCATCAGTGATGCGGTCGTCATTGAACTTGAGGCACACAGAGGTGTTCGACCGCGTTGCCGGATCAGCGGCAAGGAATTCGATCCAGTCGTGCTGTTCGACAAAATCGGCAATCGCCTGTGCATTCGCATCTGCCCGCGCGATCAGCCCTTTCAGGCCACCGACGGATTTGGCCCATTTCAGCGCTTGCAGGTAATCCTCAACACACAACATCGAAGGGGTGTTGATCGTCTCACCCTTGAATATACCCTCGATAAGTTTCCCACCTTTGGTCAGGCGGAAAATCTTGGGCAGTGGCCATGCTGGTGTATAGTTTTCCAGCCGCTCGACTGCACGTGGGCTGAGGATCAACATGCCGTGGGCCGCTTCGCCGCCCAGAACTTTCTGCCAGGAGAAAGTCGTCACATCGAGCTTGTCCCAGGGCAAATCCATAGCAAATGCAGCAGAAGTTGCATCGCAAAGGGTTAGACCGGCACGATCGGCAGGGATCGCATCACCGTTTGCCATGCGCACGCCGGAAGTCGTGCCGTTCCATGTAAAACAAACGTCATTGTCATAATTCAGGGTCGTCATATCGACGATTTCGCCGTAGTCGGCGGTATGGGTGGTCGCCTCAATCTTCAGCTGCTTGACCACATCTGTGACCCAGCCTGCGCCGAATGATTCCCACGCGACCATCTCGGCAGGGCGCTCACCAAGCATGGACCACATGGCCATCTCGAATGCGCCGGTGTCGGATGCAGGTACGATACCGATCTTGTAGTCGGCCGGAACACCCAGAATCTCGCGGGTGGTCTCGATCGCCTCAAGCAGTTTGGATTTGCCTTCGGCCGCACGGTGACTGCGACCCAAAGGCGCGTCCGCGAGGTTCTGCAAATCGAATACGGGGGGTTTGGCACAGGGGCCTGATGAAAAACGCGGATTGGCCGGCCGCGTTGCCGGTAGTTGAGTAGCCATTGATGCTATCCTTTCAGATATGCGCCCTTCGTTGGGGAAGGGTGTCCCACCGCCGGACATACGGAACACCGGTAAAAACAGCAACAGGCAAAGGGACGCGGGTTTTAGGGAAATGTGGTCTTTTACAGACCGATGCAGGAACGCGTGTTTCCTATTGGCGCATATCCGACACAAGCGGATCTGGATTTGAGGCAGAGCACTGGCGCGTAGAATTGCAAACCAGACTCGCAGACCCCGATTGTGAAAGAGGGAGCCGTAGGCGACAGATCGGCAGGGTTAGACCTTAGCGCGCGAGAGGTATCGTTAGCCTGATCGAAGCGCCTGAAGCGCTTTCGATAAGCTCCAAGCGCCCATCATGATTTTCCATCACTCTGCTTGCAATAGGCAGCCCTAAGCCACTGCCTGGTCCACCACTTGCTTGTGAAAAGCGGCTCAGCGCTGCAATGTGGCGATCAGCAGGGATGCCAGTGCCATCATCGGTGATGATCAAAGTTGCGTTTCCTCCGCCCTGTGACAACTCCATTGTAATCTGTGTCAGATCCTTACCGCCGTGGATGATCGAGTTGGTCAGCAGGTTCAGCACAGCTTCATGCAACATGGTTTTATCCCCTGTTACAGTCACCTCCGCTGAAGGAAGGTCATAGGTCAGCGATACCTCACTCTCGAGGTGTTGCTGGACAAACGCGCTGCCGACGTTGCGGACGAAAGCGCCGAGTTCAACAGGTTGTCCTGAACGCAGAATATCTGTGCCGCTTGCGCGTTCGAATGACAAAAGCTTATTCGTAAGATCGCTTGCCTCTCTTGCGGCAAGCAATAATTCGGCACTACGCTTTTGTGCCGCGTTCGGGTTTGGCGCGTTTTCAACGGCTTCAGCTAGCGCGAGCACGCCTGCAACGGGGTTTCTGAGTTGATGCGCGGCGTTGGAGATGAATTCATCTTTGGAACTGATCCTTCGCGAAATGCGGTCGAGCAAAGCATTGAGCGTACTCACGAGCCCCTGCGCTTCTACAGGCACAGCACGGCGGATGG is part of the Sulfitobacter geojensis genome and harbors:
- the serA gene encoding phosphoglycerate dehydrogenase — encoded protein: MAPKVLISDSLSEAAVQIFRDRGIDVDFQPDLGKDKDKLAEVIGNYDGLAIRSATKVTEKILANAPNLKVIGRAGIGTDNIDKDASSKKGVIVMNTPFGNMITTAEHAIAMMFAVARQIPEASASTHAGKWEKSKFMGVELTGKTLGVIGAGNIGGIVCDRARGLKMKVVAYDPFLGEEKAEKMGVEKVELDELLARADFITLHVPFTDQTANILSRENLEKTKKGVRIINCARGGLVDEEALADLLKSGHVAGAAFDVFKEEPAKENPLFNLPNVVCTPHLGAATTEAQENVALQVAEQMSDYLLTGAVSNALNMPSVTAEEAKVMTPWINLAGHLGAFIGQMTDEPIKAINILYDGTVSEMNLEALNCGVVAGIMKRANPDVNMVSAPVVAREKGIQISTTNQDKSGVFDGYIKVTVVTEKRERSVAGTVFSDGKPRFIQIKGIQVDAEIGAHMLYTTNEDVPGIIGTLGQTMGENGVNIANFTLGRSEAKGEAIALLYVDEQVPAPVIDKLAATGMFRQIKPLQFDVA
- a CDS encoding phosphoserine transaminase, whose product is MATQLPATRPANPRFSSGPCAKPPVFDLQNLADAPLGRSHRAAEGKSKLLEAIETTREILGVPADYKIGIVPASDTGAFEMAMWSMLGERPAEMVAWESFGAGWVTDVVKQLKIEATTHTADYGEIVDMTTLNYDNDVCFTWNGTTSGVRMANGDAIPADRAGLTLCDATSAAFAMDLPWDKLDVTTFSWQKVLGGEAAHGMLILSPRAVERLENYTPAWPLPKIFRLTKGGKLIEGIFKGETINTPSMLCVEDYLQALKWAKSVGGLKGLIARADANAQAIADFVEQHDWIEFLAADPATRSNTSVCLKFNDDRITDGAAFAKAVAKRLADENVALDIGAYRDAPPGLRIWCGGTVETSDIAAMLPWLDWAFNAEIDA
- a CDS encoding sensor histidine kinase; the protein is MKLKSLRARLTLIILPPLLVISLIAAAWQFDTTTDRAENIFDRGLLSAALAISRDVALSDGDAISPSTQRLLNDTSGGPIFYHVYAPDGVFVTGYSTPPVLPSALRDEPTDPQYYNSTYQNENVRVLRYRDSTVVSGVAGVFSITVWQSAQVRSSFVRDVLSRSFAVITLLVLCVAVVVWFGVGLGLRPLLDLERAIAERSPTELKPIRRAVPVEAQGLVSTLNALLDRISRRISSKDEFISNAAHQLRNPVAGVLALAEAVENAPNPNAAQKRSAELLLAAREASDLTNKLLSFERASGTDILRSGQPVELGAFVRNVGSAFVQQHLESEVSLTYDLPSAEVTVTGDKTMLHEAVLNLLTNSIIHGGKDLTQITMELSQGGGNATLIITDDGTGIPADRHIAALSRFSQASGGPGSGLGLPIASRVMENHDGRLELIESASGASIRLTIPLAR